The Spinacia oleracea cultivar Varoflay chromosome 2, BTI_SOV_V1, whole genome shotgun sequence DNA segment ttaacaattacgaaaattaatcaccccttttaattcttgcaaatttgtaatatttaaccatgttcatgcaatttagattatgaaaataataaggggctcgtgataccactgttaggttatgatacatatgatattacataaatcatgcggaaacaaccattaacccaggaatacatattatttacacataatcatatagcataatttagatgcatactctttgttgcgtgccctccctagctgcgcccgaaccgaacaagaacaagtctttaggactccaagtgtcgtccctccgtagatagtccacagcacgtccggatccgccttaagattgaccaactagaatcgcccttaaggtactagaattttcggcacttttgagcaagatgtgtgattgaatttttctctcaaaaactcactttgaatacttttaaaactcgttataaattgtgaacccaggccacatatttataggggtatggaaagggaattggaatcctattcagatacaaattaattaaacctagaatcctacaagaactctaattaattaatttatcaaatagaattaggaatttaatcattaaccgaactctgcatgttttaggaatcgtgcatgaacacaaacacttacgcacacacacacggcagccacgatgggccgcccatgcgcgtgcgtgcgagcagcagcccacgcagcgaggcctacgcgagctacaagcccacgtagctcctgcgcgcgctgcgcgcgctgtgcgcgctgccacggcctgctgggcctggccttgcgctgggcctggcgtggccttggctgttcgtgtggcgcgcttggcttgctgggcgatggcctggcttcgtgctgggccctcgtccggcaggcctcgtccgatgcttattcgtacgatacgcttccgattaaatttccgattccggaattcatttccgatacgaacaatatttaacatttccgattccggaattaatttccgtttcgaacaaatatttaatatttccgtttctggaattattttccgattccgataatatttccgattctgacaatatttccgtttccggcaatatttccgattctggcaatatttccatttccgataatattttccgatacgtaccatgtttccgtttccggcaacatctacgacttggataatatttatatttccgatacgatccatatttccgtttccggtaatatcatcgtttccggagtattcatttcttgcctgtggcgatctcagctcccactgaaaccaagatccgtcgattccgaatattcatagatggagtatttaatgccattaagtacttgatccgttttacgtactatttgtgtgaccctacgggttcagtcaagagtaagctgtggattaatatcattaattccacttgaactgaagcggcctctagctaggcattcagctcacttgatctcactgaattattaacttgttaattaatactgaaccgcatttattagacttatcatagaatgcatacttggaccaagggcattatttccttcagaacgtACTCCACAGCTGCTATCTGGAATGAGGAGACCGTATTATGTTAGTACAATAAACTGAGTGAAGTCAATGTTCTTAAACTCCCACCAAACCAGGTTAAGATACCAATTTTTTAACATCCCCAGAATGCTCGGAAGCAGGATTAGTATACATGCTATCAATGAACCATATCTTCTGGTCTTTCAGTGCAAAAGCAACACACCGCCAATGTCCGTTGTCCACAACTGGAACATAGACTTGGACATGATAATTACAAATTCTTACAAATCGCATACCTGTGTGTCGCGGACAATTAATACACCAAAAACTAAAATAACAAATTGTACAAGGACGTTCCTCAAAAAGAAGACAGATCCCGAACTGACCAAATAGAGAGCAATCATTCAACGTAAAAGGCATGTAGGAACTTATTTCCAAATCCTTAAAATACGGCCTCATCACTCAGTTATTAGTCCGAAAATAGTCAGACACATGTTGTTGGCATATAATCAGACATATAAACATGGAGTAAAAAGACTAATTAGACTTACCACAGATATATCAGCTGACACAATCTTCTGGAGAGGGGTGGACCACTTCTTCAGCAGACCAGCATATGTTTCCCTCGTCTTTAATTTCTGATACTGTAAAGCACAATAACAAAATAACTAAGCAACCTCGTACGCTTACTTTATTGATTTCATTAATGGTGAATAATAGGAGAACATAATATTAGGAGAACATACCGCAAATGAGGAGTCCAGCATGATTCTGCGAGAATTCGTTGGATATTCCAGAGCCCATTCCCTGTTGTATATGTTTGCAACGGCCCGAACGTACTGGGAATGCACGTACTCCCTAGGACGCACAACCGAGTAGCACATCATCCGATTTGCATCATTACCATCACACTCGATAAGCATGGCCCCCCTGCAAACATAAAATACAAATATGATACAAGTGATTATCATTACATAAATGTACAACGTACATTAGTGTATACAACGTACTTAAGTGTTACATGAGTAAAAGTTGTAGAACGTACTGCTCTTTCCCTTTAGGATTGTATGACTCCACATAAGCTACTACGTCACTCTCAAGTTTTGTCATTCGTACTCGCGTCTGCCGATAGCGTGTTTTTGGGTTTGTTCTCGGAATCCTTAGGATCAATTTCTCCCGTGGTCCTTCTTGGTCATCAGTTTGGAGATTCTCATCAGTGGTGTTCCCTTCAGTGGGGTTATCTTGACTGGTGTTCTCTTCACTGTTCTTATCTTCAGAGGGGTTCTCTTGAGCGATGTTCTCCAAGGGCGATGCTGCAACCGTTCCTTGCACAGGACCATTAGCCGGTCcctcatcatcgtcatcatccctATTATTCGGCCCCCCATCCTTGACGCCACCATCCTGCTCTTCCGGCTCCTCAACATTCTCCTCACCATTGTCTTCACCATCCTCTTTGTCTTCAACTACACCCAGCTGTCCCACCTTCTCCGATGACATTCCATCTGGAAGTGGCCCGTCACCAGCTTGAACCTGTACGTGCTGTTGTGTCTGGTCGACCGGGTGCTTGCTTGTTTCTGGGTTAGTTGCTACTACACCAACATCATCAGCAGTGTGGACCAAAGGTACATCACCGTGGCTGACCGGGTCTAGGGGATTCATAACTGGCACACTCACATGAGGGCCCACAAATACACGTCCCCCATTAGACGGTTGCAACTCCACATCGGAATCGTCATCGGCATCCAACTCTGTAAGCACCTTATTCACAGACTGGTCCAACGGCATAGCCACACCATCAACATCTATCGTCAAATGATCGGTAGCATGATATGACCTCATTCCTCTTTCACGGGATACGCCCCGGCGATCTTGCAATAATGGAGCAAGCTGCCCCATAACCTAAACAGAAAAAAATGTAAAGTAATTCATGCACACAGAAATGACTCCTCCAGACCTTGGTGAGTACTATTTTTTACTAGTTAAACATATATGCCTGTTTATCACTAACACTCAGTATTTGAAAATTATCCCACTACAAAGAGTACCAAACAACATCAATATCATTCATATGGTACACCTAAAGACATTTATGAGTACTATTTGAAACCCTAAAACATTTTTGGCTATTAATCACTAACATCAACATAAAATTGAGGAAATCGTTTAACTTCCCATACCATCTCTGTGACCTCCTGAGCTAGGGTGCGtctcctgttaggttatgatacatatgatattacataaatcatgcggaaacaaccattaacccaggattacatattatttacacataatcatatagcataatttagatgcatactctttgttgcgtgccctccctagctgcgcccgaaccgaacaagaacaaatctttaggactccaagtgtcgtccctccgtagatagtccacagcacgtccggatccgccttaagattgaccaactagaatcgcccttaaggtactagaattttcggcacttttgagcaagatgtgtgactgaatttttctctcaaaactcactttgaatactttgaaaactcgttataaattgtgaacccaggccacatatttataggggtatggaaagggaattggaatcctattcagatacaaattaattaaacctagaatcctacaagaactctaattaattaatttatcaaatagaattaggaatttaatcattaaccgaactctgcatgatttagaaatcgtgcatgaacacaaacacttacgcacacacacacggcagccacgatgggccgcccatgcgcgtgcgtgcgagcggcagcccacgcagcgaggcctacgcgagctacaagcccacgtagctcctgcgcgcgctgcgcgctgtgcgcgctgccacggcctgctgggcctggccttgcgctgggcctggcgtggccttggctgttcgtgtggcgcgcttggcttgctgggcgatggcctggcttcgtgttgggccctcgtccggcaggcctcgtccgatgcttattcgtacgatacgcttccgattaaaattccgattccggaattcat contains these protein-coding regions:
- the LOC110781665 gene encoding uncharacterized protein; protein product: MNPLDPVSHGDVPLVHTADDVGVVATNPETSKHPVDQTQQHVQVQAGDGPLPDGMSSEKVGQLGVVEDKEDGEDNGEENVEEPEEQDGGVKDGGPNNRDDDDDEGPANGPVQGTVAASPLENIAQENPSEDKNSEENTSQDNPTEGNTTDENLQTDDQEGPREKLILRIPRTNPKTRYRQTRVRMTKLESDVVAYVESYNPKGKEQGAMLIECDGNDANRMMCYSVVRPREYVHSQYVRAVANIYNREWALEYPTNSRRIMLDSSFAYQKLKTRETYAGLLKKWSTPLQKIVSADISVVSLISLFTPCLYV